A genome region from Microplitis demolitor isolate Queensland-Clemson2020A chromosome 1, iyMicDemo2.1a, whole genome shotgun sequence includes the following:
- the LOC103569589 gene encoding proton-coupled amino acid transporter-like protein pathetic isoform X2: MSHMMSNQATAPLQGGDFKRTPLRPMIAEYDPKKRDVKTELSDMVLVKYKCEKSDVPTIIANGSTLPLVEKANDEEAALYNPFEHRKLAHPTSDLDTLIHLLKGSLGSGILAMPLAFKNAGLYFGLVATFLIGIICTYCVHILVKCAHTLCRRTQTPSLGFAEVAETAFLVGPEPVQKYARLAKATINSFLVIDLIGCCCVYIVFVADNLSQVIEFYTKVHYDIRIYMALLLPLLLIFSLIRNLKWLAPFSMVANILIAVGISITFYYVFRDTSEFKPVPGFSSFPQLPMFFGTAIFALEGIGVVMPLENNMKTPNHFIGCPGVLNIGMFFVVLLYSTVGFFGYLRFGEETDGSITLNLPVNEPLAQAVKLMIAIAIFLTYGLQFYVPMEIIWKNLKHHFGARKLYAEYLVRIGLVIFTVSVAIAVPKLGPFISLVGAICLSTLGLMFPSVIELVTVWDEENGLGRYNWRLWKNIFIICFGILGFLTGSYVSLQDILDSKAK; the protein is encoded by the exons atgtcgCACATGATGTCTAATCAGGCCACTGCGCCGTTACAAGGGGGTGATTTCAAG cgAACACCCTTGCGCCCGATGATTGCAGAATATGATCCAAAAAAACGTGATGTGAAAACAGAGTTGTCAGACATGGTACTTGTCaa ATACAAATGTGAGAAAAGCGACGTACCCACAATAATAGCAAATGGCTCAACGTTACCATTGGTGGAGAAAGCAAATGATGAAGAAGCTGCTCTTTATAATCCATTTGAGCATAGAAAATTGGCCCATCCAACATCAGACCTTGACACCCTTATTCATTTGCTGAAAGGTAGCCTTGGGTCTGGTATCCTGGCGATGCCTTTGGCTTTTAAAAATGCTGGACTTTATTTTGGACTCGTTGCGACCTTTTTAATCGGTATTATATGTACATACTGCGTTCACATACTTGTTAAATGCGCCCACACTCTCTGTCGACGAACACAAACACCAAGTTTAGGATTTGCCGAGGTCGCTGAGACGGCTTTCCTCGTTGGTCCTGAACCGGTTCAGAAGTACGCCAGACTTGCTAa AGCGACGATTAATTCATTTTTGGTGATTGATTTAATTGGTTGCTGCTGCGTGTACATCGTATTTGTAGCAGACAATTTGAGCCAAGTAATTGAGTTTTATACCAAGGTTCACTATGACATAAGAATTTATATGGCACTTTTGTTACCTCTGCTCttgattttttctttgataagAAATCTTAAATGGCTTGCGCCGTTTTCGATGGTTGCAAACATATTAATTGCAGTTGGTATCAGCATAACTTTCTATTATGTCTTCCGTGATACATCTGAATTCAAACCCGTACCAGGATTTTCAAGTTTTCCACAATTACCAATGTTCTTTGGCACAGCCATCTTTGCTCTTGAAGGAATCGGTGtt GTTATGCCATTGGAAAACAACATGAAGACACCCAACCACTTTATCGGATGCCCTGGTGTTCTTAACATTGGAATGTTTTTCGTTGTTTTGTTATACAGTACTGTTGGATTTTTCGGTTACTTACGATTTGGTGAAGAAACTGATGGATCAATAACTTTGAATCTTCCTGTAAATGAACCATTGGCCCAAGCTGTTAAACTTATGATTGCTATTGCGATTTTCCTTACATACGGATTACAATTCTACGTTCCCATGGaaattatttggaaaaatttgaaacatcATTTTGGTGCACGTAAATTATATGCTGAATATTTAGTAAGAATTGgattagttatttttactgtatcaGTAGCCATCGCAGTACCAAAGCTGGGACCATTTATATCACTTGTTGGTGCGATTTGTCTTTCAACATTAGGTTTAATGTTTCCCTCAGTGATTGAACTAGTAACAGTATGGGATGAAGAAAACGGACTTGGACGGTATAACTGGAGACtgtggaaaaatatatttataatatgtttTGGTATTCTCGGTTTCCTAACAGGTTCATACGTAAGCTTGCAAGACATCTTAGATAGCAAAGCTAAATGA
- the LOC103569589 gene encoding proton-coupled amino acid transporter-like protein pathetic isoform X1, protein MDFEDISPMDSDFDVEMSSLSSTYIPTDGRGKRTPLRPMIAEYDPKKRDVKTELSDMVLVKYKCEKSDVPTIIANGSTLPLVEKANDEEAALYNPFEHRKLAHPTSDLDTLIHLLKGSLGSGILAMPLAFKNAGLYFGLVATFLIGIICTYCVHILVKCAHTLCRRTQTPSLGFAEVAETAFLVGPEPVQKYARLAKATINSFLVIDLIGCCCVYIVFVADNLSQVIEFYTKVHYDIRIYMALLLPLLLIFSLIRNLKWLAPFSMVANILIAVGISITFYYVFRDTSEFKPVPGFSSFPQLPMFFGTAIFALEGIGVVMPLENNMKTPNHFIGCPGVLNIGMFFVVLLYSTVGFFGYLRFGEETDGSITLNLPVNEPLAQAVKLMIAIAIFLTYGLQFYVPMEIIWKNLKHHFGARKLYAEYLVRIGLVIFTVSVAIAVPKLGPFISLVGAICLSTLGLMFPSVIELVTVWDEENGLGRYNWRLWKNIFIICFGILGFLTGSYVSLQDILDSKAK, encoded by the exons atggATTTTGAGGATATAAGCCCAATGGACAGTGATTTTGATGTTGAAATGAGCTCATTGTCATCAACTTATATTCCAACTGATGGACGAGGAAAA cgAACACCCTTGCGCCCGATGATTGCAGAATATGATCCAAAAAAACGTGATGTGAAAACAGAGTTGTCAGACATGGTACTTGTCaa ATACAAATGTGAGAAAAGCGACGTACCCACAATAATAGCAAATGGCTCAACGTTACCATTGGTGGAGAAAGCAAATGATGAAGAAGCTGCTCTTTATAATCCATTTGAGCATAGAAAATTGGCCCATCCAACATCAGACCTTGACACCCTTATTCATTTGCTGAAAGGTAGCCTTGGGTCTGGTATCCTGGCGATGCCTTTGGCTTTTAAAAATGCTGGACTTTATTTTGGACTCGTTGCGACCTTTTTAATCGGTATTATATGTACATACTGCGTTCACATACTTGTTAAATGCGCCCACACTCTCTGTCGACGAACACAAACACCAAGTTTAGGATTTGCCGAGGTCGCTGAGACGGCTTTCCTCGTTGGTCCTGAACCGGTTCAGAAGTACGCCAGACTTGCTAa AGCGACGATTAATTCATTTTTGGTGATTGATTTAATTGGTTGCTGCTGCGTGTACATCGTATTTGTAGCAGACAATTTGAGCCAAGTAATTGAGTTTTATACCAAGGTTCACTATGACATAAGAATTTATATGGCACTTTTGTTACCTCTGCTCttgattttttctttgataagAAATCTTAAATGGCTTGCGCCGTTTTCGATGGTTGCAAACATATTAATTGCAGTTGGTATCAGCATAACTTTCTATTATGTCTTCCGTGATACATCTGAATTCAAACCCGTACCAGGATTTTCAAGTTTTCCACAATTACCAATGTTCTTTGGCACAGCCATCTTTGCTCTTGAAGGAATCGGTGtt GTTATGCCATTGGAAAACAACATGAAGACACCCAACCACTTTATCGGATGCCCTGGTGTTCTTAACATTGGAATGTTTTTCGTTGTTTTGTTATACAGTACTGTTGGATTTTTCGGTTACTTACGATTTGGTGAAGAAACTGATGGATCAATAACTTTGAATCTTCCTGTAAATGAACCATTGGCCCAAGCTGTTAAACTTATGATTGCTATTGCGATTTTCCTTACATACGGATTACAATTCTACGTTCCCATGGaaattatttggaaaaatttgaaacatcATTTTGGTGCACGTAAATTATATGCTGAATATTTAGTAAGAATTGgattagttatttttactgtatcaGTAGCCATCGCAGTACCAAAGCTGGGACCATTTATATCACTTGTTGGTGCGATTTGTCTTTCAACATTAGGTTTAATGTTTCCCTCAGTGATTGAACTAGTAACAGTATGGGATGAAGAAAACGGACTTGGACGGTATAACTGGAGACtgtggaaaaatatatttataatatgtttTGGTATTCTCGGTTTCCTAACAGGTTCATACGTAAGCTTGCAAGACATCTTAGATAGCAAAGCTAAATGA
- the LOC103569589 gene encoding proton-coupled amino acid transporter-like protein pathetic isoform X3 codes for MIAEYDPKKRDVKTELSDMVLVKYKCEKSDVPTIIANGSTLPLVEKANDEEAALYNPFEHRKLAHPTSDLDTLIHLLKGSLGSGILAMPLAFKNAGLYFGLVATFLIGIICTYCVHILVKCAHTLCRRTQTPSLGFAEVAETAFLVGPEPVQKYARLAKATINSFLVIDLIGCCCVYIVFVADNLSQVIEFYTKVHYDIRIYMALLLPLLLIFSLIRNLKWLAPFSMVANILIAVGISITFYYVFRDTSEFKPVPGFSSFPQLPMFFGTAIFALEGIGVVMPLENNMKTPNHFIGCPGVLNIGMFFVVLLYSTVGFFGYLRFGEETDGSITLNLPVNEPLAQAVKLMIAIAIFLTYGLQFYVPMEIIWKNLKHHFGARKLYAEYLVRIGLVIFTVSVAIAVPKLGPFISLVGAICLSTLGLMFPSVIELVTVWDEENGLGRYNWRLWKNIFIICFGILGFLTGSYVSLQDILDSKAK; via the exons ATGATTGCAGAATATGATCCAAAAAAACGTGATGTGAAAACAGAGTTGTCAGACATGGTACTTGTCaa ATACAAATGTGAGAAAAGCGACGTACCCACAATAATAGCAAATGGCTCAACGTTACCATTGGTGGAGAAAGCAAATGATGAAGAAGCTGCTCTTTATAATCCATTTGAGCATAGAAAATTGGCCCATCCAACATCAGACCTTGACACCCTTATTCATTTGCTGAAAGGTAGCCTTGGGTCTGGTATCCTGGCGATGCCTTTGGCTTTTAAAAATGCTGGACTTTATTTTGGACTCGTTGCGACCTTTTTAATCGGTATTATATGTACATACTGCGTTCACATACTTGTTAAATGCGCCCACACTCTCTGTCGACGAACACAAACACCAAGTTTAGGATTTGCCGAGGTCGCTGAGACGGCTTTCCTCGTTGGTCCTGAACCGGTTCAGAAGTACGCCAGACTTGCTAa AGCGACGATTAATTCATTTTTGGTGATTGATTTAATTGGTTGCTGCTGCGTGTACATCGTATTTGTAGCAGACAATTTGAGCCAAGTAATTGAGTTTTATACCAAGGTTCACTATGACATAAGAATTTATATGGCACTTTTGTTACCTCTGCTCttgattttttctttgataagAAATCTTAAATGGCTTGCGCCGTTTTCGATGGTTGCAAACATATTAATTGCAGTTGGTATCAGCATAACTTTCTATTATGTCTTCCGTGATACATCTGAATTCAAACCCGTACCAGGATTTTCAAGTTTTCCACAATTACCAATGTTCTTTGGCACAGCCATCTTTGCTCTTGAAGGAATCGGTGtt GTTATGCCATTGGAAAACAACATGAAGACACCCAACCACTTTATCGGATGCCCTGGTGTTCTTAACATTGGAATGTTTTTCGTTGTTTTGTTATACAGTACTGTTGGATTTTTCGGTTACTTACGATTTGGTGAAGAAACTGATGGATCAATAACTTTGAATCTTCCTGTAAATGAACCATTGGCCCAAGCTGTTAAACTTATGATTGCTATTGCGATTTTCCTTACATACGGATTACAATTCTACGTTCCCATGGaaattatttggaaaaatttgaaacatcATTTTGGTGCACGTAAATTATATGCTGAATATTTAGTAAGAATTGgattagttatttttactgtatcaGTAGCCATCGCAGTACCAAAGCTGGGACCATTTATATCACTTGTTGGTGCGATTTGTCTTTCAACATTAGGTTTAATGTTTCCCTCAGTGATTGAACTAGTAACAGTATGGGATGAAGAAAACGGACTTGGACGGTATAACTGGAGACtgtggaaaaatatatttataatatgtttTGGTATTCTCGGTTTCCTAACAGGTTCATACGTAAGCTTGCAAGACATCTTAGATAGCAAAGCTAAATGA
- the LOC103569599 gene encoding WD repeat-containing protein on Y chromosome: protein MSGQNRPLKNLAIKDGEIYENELHEIFEKILSIKIPKEEFNVLFKKIDTSRDDRITWDEFLSHMLLEFRLKGTATLKSQPLELPLVGSPKLIKSRHPYAICKVILYPDISIQDKSSRMNSCKYLTASKDGTINYWSADFTHQRQVKAINPSLRVSRTMIIDMIAMPDVKIICVNSAERELRFYDIAINKFELRMRIHSFKDAVVCMSYFFNEHLKDDSCIILGDTNGSVFIITFNPVDRGPFKQQPDCDVFEIHYENALKNNIIGLKMTAFNAIHSNWVSQVNYYKSYRAFISCSKCSETSLFFCDITGTKMQYSFNVPLGISCFAFHEGKELLLTGGPDCLVRAWNPFVAIKANAIFQGHQTPICAIIIHDSAEKAYTLSKDRCIKVWDIESQICIQTYNRLPSELSEYTMMSVVYNSVTHQLVIASMMIAVVICEKIIDKTKSDGESHTKKITCVIYNPLFKVIITTGVDSYIIMWDPWCGRCIYVIRDAHTEMYLGKLKQLPITAATFDPCNQLLITGAIDGSLKVWSFSSGTCVKTMMIERKCKITAIIWLKNRILCTGQNLVYITEFADTETGIYRKIWKKQHTGGILSVAVKLPQTLATSSANGELILWYLESGQPYKIYHLFNPVKGYRWMDYKENPCELLYKKSENQNTIKENSKIVGLAILFLTTRPITPNIGSLLVSLNSGLIQVWSHHPAGGLLGDFTAIHTDKDYCLSLSSDPENNFLITGHSVGYIKVWLMKNYKIQSSLKINMAKLKLEFCFLWKDRIIGRAKRAIRNQKLPMLLSSFRGHTMPVNSVQFIPNARLIASGSSDRTVRLWTFGGQYIATLGTFKEWKTILPNVPAAKYYEDSKIPPDISKIGSSTTLKVLRGGSIWVKFKKIDKAKQFAELTDDEKNLLYGKKLDNSVFEFNACTTPKIYEDIYNIR from the exons gCAATTAAAGATGGAgaaatttatgagaatgaattgcatgaaattttcgaaaaaattttatcaattaaaattcccAAAGAGGaatttaatgtattatttaaaaaaatagatactTCGCGGGACGATAGAATAACGTGGGATGAATTTTTGTCTCATATGTTATTAGAATTTCGGTTGAAAGGAACTGCGACATTAAAATCACAACCTCTAGAACTGCCACTAGTAGGTTCAccgaaattaattaaaagtcgGCATCCTTATGCTATTTGTAAAGTAATATTATATCCAGACATTTCAATTCAAGACAAATCATCAAGGATGAActcatgtaaatatttaactgcTAGTAAAGACGgtactataaattattggtCTGCCGATTTTACTCATCAACGACAAGTCAAAGCTATTAATC cTTCTTTAAGAGTATCTCGCACAATGATAATAGACATGATCGCAATGCCggatgtaaaaattatttgcgtAAATTCAGCAGAACGTGAACTCCGATTTTATGATattgcaattaataaatttgaattaagaaTGAGA atacACAGTTTCAAAGATGCTGTTGTATgtatgagttatttttttaatgaacattTGAAAGACGATTCATGTATAATATTAGGAGACACAAATGGTTccgtttttataattacatttaatccAGTGGATAGAGGTCCTTTTAAACAACAACCTGACTGTGatgtttttgaaattcattacGAGAACGCTCTTAAA aataatattattggtTTGAAAATGACAGCATTCAATGCTATCCATAGTAACTGGGTGTctcaagtaaattattataaaagttatcGAGCTTTTATTTCATGCTCAAAATGTTCAGAaacatctttatttttttgcgaTATCACTGGAACTAAAATGCAATATAGTTTCAACGTTCCTTTGGGAATATCATGTTTTGCTTTTCATGAAG GAAAAGAATTATTGCTAACTGGTGGCCCTGATTGTTTAGTACGAGCATGGAATCCTTTTGTGGCGATAAAAGCTAATGCTATTTTTCAAGGTCATCAAACACCAATATGTGCTATTATAATACACGATAGTGCAGAGAAAGCTTACACACTATCTAAAGATAGATGTATTAAAGTCTGGGACATTGAATCTCAAATTTGTattcaa ACGTACAATCGATTGCCAAGTGAACTCAGTGAATATACTATGATGTCAGTTGTTTATAATTCTGTTACACATCAACTGGTAATAGCAAGTATGATGATAGCGGTTgtaatttgtgaaaaaataattgataaaactaAATCTGATGGTGAAAGTCACactaaaaaaatcacttgtgtTATTTATAATCCTTTATTCAAAGTG ataataaCAACTGGAGTTGAttcttatataattatgtgGGATCCTTGGTGTGGACGTTGTATATATGTGATCAGAGATGCTCATACTGAAATGTATTTaggaaaattaaaacaacttcCAATTACTGCAGCAACTTTTGATCCTtgcaatcaattattaattactggcGCGATAGATGGTTCTTTGAAAGTTTGGAGTTTTAGCTCTGGTACTTGTGTAAAGACGATGATGATTGAACGAAAATG TAAAATTACAGCGATAATTTGGTTGAAAAATCGAATTCTTTGTACTGGACAGAATCTCGTATATATTACAGAGTTTGCAGACACTGAAACGggaatttatcgaaaaatttggaaaaaacaaCATACTGGTGGTATATTATCTGTTGCTGTAAAACTTCCTCAAACTCTTGCTACTAGTTCTGCAAATGGTGAACTTATTTTGTGGTACTTGGAGTCTGGTCAGCCATACAAAATATATCACCTTTTCAATCCAGTTAAagg atatCGATGGATGGATTATAAAGAAAATCCATGTGAgctattatacaaaaaaagtgaaaatcaaaacacaataaaagaaaattcaaaaatagtcggccttgctattttatttcttactaCAAGACCGATAACACCCAACATCGGAAGTCTATTAGTATCTTTGAATTCTGGGCTAATTCAAGTATGGAGTCATCATCCGGCTGGTGGATTGCTCGGAGATTTTACAGCGATTCATACTGATAAAGATTATTGTCTTAGTTTATCTTCAGAtcctgaaaataattttttaataacag GACATTCCGTGGGATATATCAAAGTTTGGTTAATgaagaattataaaattcaatcatctttaaaaataaatatggctAAATTGAAATTGGAATTTTGTTTTCTATGGAAAGATCGTATTATAGGTCGTGCAAAAAGAGCGATTCgtaatcaaaaattaccaaTGCTCTTATCTTCTTTTCGAGGTCATACGATGCCTGTAAATTCTGTTCAATTTATACCAAATGCTAGACTAATTGCAAG tgGGAGTTCAGATCGGACAGTTAGATTGTGGACATTTGGCGGTCAATATATCGCTACTTTAGGAACATTTAAGGAATGGAAAACAATCTTACCTAATGTTCCAGCTGCTAAATATTATGAAGACAGTAAAATTCCACCCGATATTAGCAAAATTGGTTCATCGACTACGTTGAAG gttcTCAGAGGTGGATCTATTTgggtgaaatttaaaaaaatagacaaagcTAAACAATTCGCCGAGCTAACTGACGATGAAAAGAATTTATTGTATGgcaaaaaattagataattcagtttttgaatttaatgctTGTACTActccaaaaatttacgaagatatatacaatattcGATAA